The following proteins come from a genomic window of Chryseobacterium glaciei:
- a CDS encoding LptF/LptG family permease, translating into MLKILDRYIIKTFFGPFFFIFSVLFFIFIVNIIWVQLGQFMGKGLSYWQILKLLFYLGVSVISMVLPLTILLASIMSFGEFGERYELAAMKAAGISLTRVMMPLLGVSTALAIMLFFFSNNIIPDFQRKAKNMLFNIAQTKPALNFTPGQFIDQLPGYMVKFDKIYGDNGENIEGVFVHRKASTYENQQSIVAEKGKFVPAANKNYLKLVLYNGYIFEDNFGGKGDNVRLKQPDQAIKFDTLTSHFDISEIINKAIEEEQITDDYRFQTFNQLNKTIDKSKKDNEKFFTSSSNDALNQANSVITYMDQNKSKAIPKAQIKLDTVKSDKKLDMIYNAHNRLDNLKTTLDTKNNDINPNVKYFSKVVIYQQRIVTYSFTCIIFFLIGASLGSIIRKGGMGLPVIIAIVIFIIFYVINVGVENIAWAGKMNPYLAAWLPNIILFPFGVWMTYKALTDSQLFDAEKYKALFKPITKRFSKSKEHTRYQ; encoded by the coding sequence ATGTTAAAAATACTAGACCGATATATCATAAAAACCTTCTTTGGACCGTTTTTCTTTATATTCAGCGTATTGTTTTTCATATTTATTGTAAACATTATCTGGGTTCAGTTGGGGCAGTTTATGGGAAAAGGATTAAGCTATTGGCAAATCCTTAAATTGCTGTTCTACCTTGGGGTGAGTGTAATAAGTATGGTTTTACCGCTTACGATCCTCTTGGCGAGCATCATGTCTTTCGGTGAATTTGGAGAACGGTACGAGCTTGCCGCAATGAAGGCTGCCGGAATCTCTCTAACCCGAGTAATGATGCCTCTTTTGGGAGTTTCCACGGCGTTGGCGATTATGCTGTTTTTCTTTTCGAATAACATCATTCCGGATTTCCAGAGGAAGGCGAAGAATATGCTTTTTAATATTGCTCAGACCAAACCTGCACTGAATTTTACGCCCGGACAGTTCATCGACCAGCTTCCCGGTTACATGGTGAAATTTGATAAAATTTATGGGGATAATGGAGAAAATATTGAAGGCGTTTTCGTTCATAGAAAAGCGAGTACTTATGAAAATCAGCAATCGATTGTAGCTGAAAAAGGGAAATTTGTTCCTGCGGCTAACAAGAATTATTTAAAATTAGTTCTTTACAACGGTTATATTTTTGAAGATAATTTCGGAGGAAAAGGTGATAATGTAAGGTTAAAACAGCCTGATCAGGCGATTAAATTTGATACTTTAACATCGCATTTCGACATCAGTGAAATCATTAATAAAGCTATCGAGGAAGAACAAATTACGGATGATTATCGTTTCCAGACCTTCAATCAGCTTAATAAAACGATTGATAAAAGTAAGAAGGATAATGAAAAATTCTTCACTTCTTCGAGTAATGATGCCTTAAACCAAGCCAATTCTGTGATCACTTATATGGATCAGAATAAATCTAAAGCGATCCCGAAGGCTCAGATTAAATTAGACACCGTAAAAAGTGACAAAAAACTGGATATGATCTACAACGCTCATAACAGGCTGGATAATTTAAAAACAACTTTAGATACAAAAAATAACGATATCAACCCGAATGTAAAATATTTTAGTAAGGTTGTTATTTATCAGCAAAGAATTGTGACGTATTCTTTCACCTGTATTATTTTCTTTTTGATTGGAGCAAGTTTAGGTTCGATCATCAGAAAAGGAGGAATGGGGCTTCCGGTGATCATCGCGATTGTAATTTTCATCATATTTTACGTCATAAATGTTGGAGTTGAAAACATCGCTTGGGCAGGAAAAATGAACCCTTATCTGGCAGCATGGCTTCCGAATATCATCCTCTTTCCTTTTGGAGTTTGGATGACTTACAAAGCACTTACAGATTCTCAATTATTTGATGCAGAGAAATACAAAGCGCTGTTCAAACCAATTACAAAAAGGTTCTCGAAAAGTAAAGAACATACAAGATATCAATAG
- the frr gene encoding ribosome recycling factor yields MEELDLIVETVKQDMEAAIKHLDHAFQRIRAGRASTSMVQDVMVEYYGAPTPINQVANVSVPDAMTIAIQPWDRTAVGAIEKAIINSNLGFAPSNNGETIILNVPPLTEERRRDLAKQAKGETEDTKIVVRNARQNGLKELKRLEGVSEDVIKGVEEDIQALTDKHVKACDDHLKVKEAEIMKV; encoded by the coding sequence ATGGAAGAATTAGATCTTATAGTAGAAACTGTAAAACAAGACATGGAGGCAGCTATTAAGCATTTGGATCATGCATTTCAAAGAATTAGAGCAGGACGTGCATCTACATCTATGGTTCAGGATGTTATGGTAGAATATTACGGAGCTCCGACTCCTATTAACCAAGTTGCAAACGTTTCTGTTCCTGATGCTATGACTATCGCTATTCAACCTTGGGATAGAACTGCAGTGGGTGCAATAGAAAAAGCTATTATCAACTCTAACTTAGGTTTTGCACCTTCTAACAACGGGGAAACTATTATCCTTAATGTACCGCCTTTGACGGAGGAAAGAAGAAGAGATTTGGCAAAACAGGCTAAAGGAGAAACTGAAGATACAAAAATCGTTGTAAGAAACGCAAGACAAAACGGTTTGAAAGAACTTAAAAGACTGGAAGGTGTTTCTGAAGATGTTATAAAAGGAGTGGAAGAAGATATCCAGGCTCTTACAGACAAGCACGTAAAGGCTTGTGACGACCATCTTAAAGTGAAAGAAGCTGAAATTATGAAAGTATAA
- the pyrH gene encoding UMP kinase — translation MKYKRILLKLSGEALMGNRQYGIDTERLQEYAVEIKKVVERGCEIAIVIGGGNIFRGVAGAAKGMDRVQGDYMGMLATVINGMALQGALEDAGIKTRLQSAIEMDKVAEPFIKRRAVRHLEKGRVVIFGAGTGNPYFTTDTAATLRAIEIGADVILKGTRVDGIYDSDPETNADAVKYNSLSFDEVFEKNLKVMDMTAFTLSHENKLPIIVFDMNKEGNLVKIVEGENVGTLVNL, via the coding sequence ATGAAATATAAAAGAATCCTTCTAAAACTTAGTGGTGAAGCCTTAATGGGGAACAGACAATACGGTATTGACACTGAAAGACTACAGGAGTATGCAGTGGAGATCAAAAAAGTAGTGGAAAGAGGCTGTGAAATTGCCATTGTAATTGGAGGAGGAAATATTTTCCGTGGAGTAGCTGGTGCTGCAAAAGGAATGGACAGAGTACAAGGAGATTACATGGGAATGCTTGCTACTGTAATCAACGGAATGGCTCTTCAAGGTGCTTTGGAAGATGCAGGAATCAAAACTAGACTTCAATCTGCTATCGAAATGGACAAAGTAGCTGAACCTTTTATCAAAAGACGCGCTGTGAGACACCTTGAGAAAGGTAGAGTAGTGATCTTTGGAGCTGGAACAGGAAATCCTTATTTTACAACTGATACGGCTGCAACGTTGAGAGCAATCGAAATCGGAGCTGATGTTATTTTAAAAGGAACAAGAGTAGACGGTATCTACGACAGCGATCCTGAAACAAATGCAGATGCTGTAAAATATAATTCTTTATCTTTCGATGAAGTTTTTGAAAAAAATCTTAAAGTAATGGACATGACTGCCTTCACTTTAAGTCACGAAAATAAATTGCCGATCATCGTATTTGATATGAACAAAGAAGGTAATTTAGTGAAGATTGTAGAAGGAGAAAATGTTGGAACTTTAGTTAATTTGTAA
- the porQ gene encoding type IX secretion system protein PorQ, which translates to MKKIVIFSLFLSGIVSFAQTGTNVYPFLNIPVSARQAALGGDAITIRDYDVSFAIANPALLNKDSDKQLSVNGAAYLADSKYGTIAFAKDFDNGHMATINARYMSYGDIPRTDESGFENGNFTASDVAVGAGYAYQFEEDWTIGGGINFITSKIDTYTSSAIGGNFGVTYHNKKRKEVVSVVARNFGYQFKSFNGTRENLPFRVDLGYTKILTAIPLAITITAHDLQQLDISSDYNLNGQEVNVGRKIADHFSIGAELFPEKSFNIRLGYNVKRGNELAVVDQRNFSGLSGGFGIKIAKFRIDYAHVRYHNSSNVNQIGVSMDLSGHRY; encoded by the coding sequence TTGAAGAAAATTGTCATTTTTTCATTGTTTCTATCAGGAATTGTTTCTTTTGCTCAAACAGGAACAAATGTTTATCCATTTTTAAATATTCCTGTATCTGCCAGACAAGCGGCCTTGGGTGGAGACGCAATTACCATAAGAGATTATGATGTTTCTTTTGCTATTGCAAACCCGGCGTTACTGAATAAAGATTCTGATAAACAGCTCTCTGTGAATGGTGCTGCGTATCTAGCCGACTCAAAATACGGAACGATAGCTTTTGCCAAAGATTTTGATAATGGTCATATGGCCACGATCAATGCAAGGTATATGAGCTATGGTGACATCCCGCGAACGGATGAAAGTGGTTTTGAGAACGGAAATTTCACAGCCTCTGATGTTGCTGTGGGAGCCGGATATGCGTACCAGTTTGAAGAAGATTGGACAATTGGTGGAGGCATAAACTTCATCACTTCAAAAATTGATACTTATACATCTTCTGCCATTGGAGGGAATTTCGGAGTTACTTATCACAATAAGAAGCGTAAAGAAGTTGTTTCCGTAGTTGCCAGAAACTTTGGATATCAGTTTAAATCTTTCAACGGGACGAGAGAAAACCTTCCGTTCAGAGTAGATTTAGGATATACTAAAATTTTGACAGCAATTCCTTTGGCGATTACTATTACTGCTCATGATTTGCAACAGCTTGATATTTCTTCCGACTATAATTTAAACGGTCAGGAAGTGAATGTTGGACGAAAAATTGCCGATCACTTCTCTATCGGAGCAGAATTATTCCCTGAAAAAAGTTTTAACATCAGATTAGGTTACAACGTAAAAAGAGGAAATGAATTGGCAGTAGTAGATCAAAGAAATTTTTCTGGACTTTCCGGAGGTTTCGGGATCAAAATTGCAAAATTCAGGATAGATTATGCTCACGTAAGATATCATAACTCTTCCAATGTCAACCAAATAGGAGTTTCTATGGATCTTAGCGGACACAGATATTAA